A region of Geobacillus sp. 46C-IIa DNA encodes the following proteins:
- a CDS encoding 2-dehydropantoate 2-reductase has protein sequence MNIGIIGGGAVGLLLAAYLGQRHEVTVYTKRLSQAEQLAKHGVALKKDGKTAVVAVRARPFAGAEFAEPLVFVTVKQYDLAAVCAQLDSFCCIRTLVFLQNGMGHLETLSAFAGKNVAVGVVEHGALKLDDRTVAHTGAGKLTLAPLYGSPAMAAELAGDDDFPIEWADDWERILVDKLVVNAVINPLTALLQVKNGALLEVAPYRDMMAQLFEEVRQVLPLHSAEQAWQRIVHICRNTADNYSSMYMDVANGRRTEIDAILGYVLKQGEARGVALPLVRFVFCALKGKEGGNADG, from the coding sequence GTGAACATTGGCATTATCGGCGGCGGGGCGGTCGGGCTGCTGCTTGCCGCCTATCTCGGGCAGCGCCACGAAGTGACGGTTTATACGAAACGCTTGTCCCAAGCAGAGCAGCTGGCCAAGCACGGTGTTGCGCTGAAAAAAGATGGGAAAACAGCGGTCGTGGCGGTTCGGGCGCGGCCGTTTGCCGGAGCGGAGTTCGCCGAGCCGCTCGTGTTTGTGACCGTCAAACAGTATGATCTTGCTGCTGTTTGCGCACAACTTGATTCGTTTTGCTGCATCCGCACGCTTGTGTTTTTGCAAAATGGCATGGGCCATCTCGAGACGTTGTCCGCTTTTGCCGGCAAAAACGTCGCCGTTGGCGTCGTGGAGCATGGCGCGCTGAAGCTTGACGACCGGACGGTGGCGCATACAGGCGCCGGCAAGTTGACGCTCGCACCGTTATACGGGTCGCCTGCTATGGCCGCCGAATTGGCCGGGGACGATGATTTTCCGATCGAATGGGCGGATGATTGGGAGCGGATTCTTGTCGATAAGCTCGTCGTTAACGCGGTCATCAATCCGCTCACGGCGCTATTGCAGGTGAAAAACGGGGCGCTCCTTGAGGTGGCGCCGTATCGGGACATGATGGCGCAGCTGTTTGAGGAAGTGCGGCAAGTGCTGCCGCTTCATAGCGCCGAGCAGGCGTGGCAGCGCATTGTCCACATATGCCGAAACACGGCGGACAACTATTCGTCGATGTATATGGATGTGGCGAACGGGCGCCGAACGGAAATCGATGCGATTTTAGGCTATGTGCTGAAGCAAGGAGAAGCGCGCGGCGTGGCGCTGCCGCTCGTCCGTTTTGTCTTTTGCGCGTTGAAAGGGAAGGAAGGGGGGAATGCGGATGGGTGA
- a CDS encoding RsfA family transcriptional regulator, with protein sequence MTGVRQDAWTKEEDELLADVVLQYIREGGTQLEAFAEVGRRLSRTAAACGFRWNSYVRKQYKEEIEQAKQERKTRKKETATGKEGGGQTEMEAAVESKLSWPEVLAFLQAEGQKARDARRAADENRALKNDMEQLQQMVTKLQLEKEALQKQLAAVQEEYKTLLAIMERARKMVAGAEKQAEQAAAEGVGEG encoded by the coding sequence ATGACGGGAGTACGCCAGGACGCATGGACGAAAGAAGAGGATGAACTGTTGGCCGACGTCGTGCTCCAGTATATTCGCGAAGGCGGCACCCAGCTTGAAGCGTTTGCTGAAGTAGGGCGGCGCTTGTCGCGGACGGCCGCGGCGTGCGGATTTCGCTGGAACTCGTATGTCCGCAAGCAGTATAAAGAGGAGATCGAGCAGGCAAAACAGGAGCGGAAAACGCGGAAAAAAGAGACGGCAACCGGAAAAGAAGGCGGGGGGCAAACGGAAATGGAAGCGGCGGTTGAGAGCAAGCTGTCATGGCCGGAGGTGCTGGCCTTTTTGCAAGCCGAAGGGCAAAAGGCGCGCGACGCCCGGCGGGCAGCCGATGAGAATCGGGCGTTAAAAAACGATATGGAACAGCTGCAGCAAATGGTCACAAAATTGCAACTGGAAAAAGAAGCGCTGCAAAAACAGCTCGCGGCTGTCCAAGAGGAGTATAAAACGCTGCTCGCCATTATGGAGCGGGCGCGGAAAATGGTGGCGGGCGCGGAAAAACAAGCGGAACAGGCGGCGGCCGAGGGCGTCGGCGAAGGATAA
- a CDS encoding enoyl-CoA hydratase/isomerase family protein: protein MEAMVEHHNGVALFTICRPEKRNAINFAVMHALEQAIEQAAADDGVKVFAITGAGGEAFCSGGDLSEFGHLRGAEAKQMLTRMGELLYKLLTFPKPTAALVNGTAMGGGCELATACDFRFVKEGSRIGFVQGRLGITTGWGGASMLLEKLPYARALDLLLRAEPMTAEAMAACGWADAVLPADRWREQWQAQLAPYAARSLAVLQAYKAVSGEKWRTAWFREQFFAEIDRCAGLWGSAEHEQALRPFLRKK, encoded by the coding sequence ATGGAAGCGATGGTGGAACATCATAACGGCGTCGCGCTGTTTACGATTTGCCGCCCGGAAAAGCGCAACGCGATCAACTTTGCCGTTATGCATGCCCTCGAACAGGCAATCGAGCAAGCGGCGGCCGATGACGGCGTAAAAGTGTTCGCCATTACGGGCGCCGGCGGCGAGGCGTTTTGTTCGGGCGGCGATTTAAGCGAGTTCGGGCATTTGCGCGGCGCGGAGGCAAAACAAATGCTTACGCGCATGGGGGAGCTGCTGTACAAACTATTGACGTTTCCGAAACCGACGGCAGCGCTCGTCAACGGAACGGCAATGGGAGGGGGCTGCGAGCTCGCGACCGCCTGTGATTTCCGCTTTGTCAAGGAGGGAAGCCGGATTGGGTTTGTCCAAGGCCGGCTCGGCATTACGACCGGCTGGGGCGGCGCGTCCATGCTGTTGGAAAAGCTTCCATACGCGCGGGCGCTCGACTTGTTGTTGCGCGCCGAGCCGATGACGGCAGAGGCGATGGCGGCGTGCGGCTGGGCCGATGCCGTTCTGCCGGCTGATCGTTGGCGCGAACAATGGCAGGCGCAGCTTGCCCCTTATGCGGCGCGATCGCTCGCTGTCTTGCAAGCCTATAAGGCTGTATCGGGCGAAAAATGGCGAACAGCTTGGTTTCGCGAGCAGTTTTTCGCCGAGATCGATCGTTGTGCCGGGCTTTGGGGATCGGCGGAGCATGAACAGGCACTGCGTCCTTTTTTACGCAAAAAGTAA
- the rpmF gene encoding 50S ribosomal protein L32, producing the protein MAVPFRRTSKTRKRLRRTHFKLQVPGMVQCPNCGEWKLAHRVCKACGTYKGKDVVNK; encoded by the coding sequence ATGGCAGTACCTTTTAGAAGAACATCGAAAACGCGAAAAAGACTGCGCCGTACACACTTTAAACTGCAAGTGCCAGGCATGGTGCAATGCCCGAACTGCGGCGAATGGAAGTTGGCGCACCGCGTCTGCAAAGCATGCGGAACGTACAAAGGAAAAGATGTCGTCAACAAATAA
- a CDS encoding DUF177 domain-containing protein, with translation MKWTVQQLRRFQHKEMAIDETVDVSDLKQIDTLIRDISPVRVQGKADVGSTKFTFHLTLSGTMVLPCSRTLVDVAYPFSIETTETFFADGGDFVETDEDTHIATGETIDLNPIIRELILLEIPLQLIAHNPAADGAPQHGEGWDVLSEEQWEKAMEERAASKVDPRLAGLAKFFEEKNEE, from the coding sequence ATGAAATGGACGGTTCAACAGCTTCGCCGTTTCCAGCATAAAGAAATGGCGATTGATGAGACGGTCGATGTGTCTGATTTAAAGCAAATCGACACGTTGATCCGTGATATTTCACCGGTTCGCGTCCAAGGAAAAGCGGACGTCGGTTCGACAAAGTTTACGTTTCACTTGACGTTGTCGGGGACGATGGTGTTGCCTTGTTCCCGGACGCTCGTCGATGTGGCGTATCCGTTTTCCATCGAGACGACGGAGACGTTTTTTGCTGACGGCGGCGACTTTGTCGAAACGGACGAGGATACTCATATCGCAACCGGGGAAACGATTGATTTGAATCCGATTATTCGCGAACTTATTTTGCTTGAAATCCCGCTGCAGCTCATTGCTCACAATCCGGCCGCCGACGGGGCGCCGCAGCACGGGGAAGGATGGGATGTCCTCTCGGAAGAGCAATGGGAGAAGGCGATGGAAGAGCGGGCGGCGAGCAAAGTCGATCCTCGTCTAGCAGGGTTGGCCAAGTTTTTTGAAGAGAAAAACGAGGAATGA